One stretch of Excalfactoria chinensis isolate bCotChi1 chromosome 2, bCotChi1.hap2, whole genome shotgun sequence DNA includes these proteins:
- the SRD5A1 gene encoding LOW QUALITY PROTEIN: 3-oxo-5-alpha-steroid 4-dehydrogenase 1 (The sequence of the model RefSeq protein was modified relative to this genomic sequence to represent the inferred CDS: inserted 1 base in 1 codon; substituted 1 base at 1 genomic stop codon): MASRRLPTPAVSLSDECVVERRHHAPHVHARPRATRMRGLHPYRSFRAALPPAHFRSREPPCSRPRPPAPPPTSGRREAPPPTPIGPGHQGACRRLPXEWRSRGAACLSWAXRAMAGGGAFCAFWQRVAGPREQRLLHLLSYGLVALGAASALLLHFIPMPYGRYSSRRFGWLVPARPAWLLQELPSLLVPLALAACVPTWRLPNAVLLLCFILHYVNRALIFPFLIRQGKPTPFFTFLLALLFCIFNGYLQGRSLTTYAEYPSDWLKRPCFIAGFMGWLIGMIINIYSDHILRNLRKPGETGYKIPRGGMFEYVSGANFFGEILEWLGYALACCTIESLAFALCTLFILGSRAKQHHQWYLEKFEDYPKNRKIVIPFVY; encoded by the exons ATGGCGAGCAGGCGCCTGCCGACCCCCGCCGTGTCTCTCAGTGACGAGTGTGTGGTGGAGCGACGGCACCACGCGCCTCACGTCCACGCGCGCCCGCGAGCGACGCGCATGCGCGGGCTCCACCCCTACCGCTCCTTCCGGGCCGCGCTACCGCCGGCCCACTTCCGCTCACGGGAACCGCCGTGTAGCCGACCCCGCCCCCCGGCTCCTCCACCAACCAGTGGGAGGCGGGAGGCTCCGCCCCCTACGCCGATTGGTCCGGGACATCAGGGGGCGTGCCGCAGGCTGC ATGAATGGAGGAGTCGCGGGGCGGCTTGTCTCAGTTGGGCGTAGCGCGCCATGGCAGGTGGAGGTGCGTTCTGCGCGTTCTGGCAGCGGGTAGCGGGCCCGCGGGAGCAGCGCCTGCTGCATCTGCTCTCCTACGGGCTGGTGGCACTGGGCGCTGCGTCAGCGCTGCTGCTGCACTTCATCCCCATGCCCTACGGGCGCTACTCATCGCGGCGCTTCGGCTGGCTGGTGCCCGCTCGGCCCgcctggctgctgcaggagctgccctcGCTCCTCGTCCCGCTCGCGCTGGCCGCCTGCGTCCCCACCTGGCGGCTGCCCAACGCCgtgctgctgttgtgcttcATCCTGCACTACGTGAACAG GGCACTCATATTTCCCTTTCTGATCCGGCAAGGAAAGCCAACACCGTTTTTCACCTTCCTACTAGCACTTCTCTTCTGTATATTCAATGGATACTTGCAAGGCCGAAGCTTAACCACTTATGCAGAGTACCCTTCAGACTGGTTAAAACGTCCTTGTTTCATTGCAG GTTTCATGGGGTGGCTGATCGGCATGATAATCAATATTTATTCTGATCATATCCTTAGAAATCTGAGAAAACCTGGAGAAACTGGTTACAAGATACCAAGAG GAGGAATGTTTGAATATGTCAGTGGAGCCAACTTCTTTGGAGAGatcctggaatggcttggatACGCCCTTGCCTGCTGCACTATCGAAAGCCTTGCATTTGCACTATGTACACTTTTCATTTTGGGTTCAAGAGCAAAGCAACACCACCA gtggtACCTTGAGAAATTTGAAGACTACCCAAAGAATAGAAAAATTGTGATTCCATTTGTCTATTAG